The genomic DNA GCTTTTCAAAAAGTGAAGATGTGGATGGAGTCTCGGAAAAAGAAAAATGGCAAGGGAGATTCAAAGCGGACAGAACGTGGCAAACGGATTTGGAATAAATACGGTATGCCCGGACTTGCACTACTCGGGCCTATTTTGATAGGGACTCATATCGCCGCATTCATTGGGTTGTTGTTCGGAGCGAGTAAAGTGAATACAACAATATGGATGACAATTAGTATTGCATTATGGACGCTTGTATTTGGTGTTGCAACAGCAATGGGCTTTGATTTCTTTGTGAGAAATGTATGAAGAATTGCGTGAGTGCCACAGACACTCACGCAATTTAATGACCATATTCAACTCGCTGTAAATGCTTGTGCTAACTCTCCAGCTATTTTAGACTTTTCTTGCTCACCTGAACTATTCCACAGTTTTTCAAAGAACACGCCGAGTCCAGGCAATAGATGTTCTTCGCCTCGTTTAATGGCATCTTCGACGACGTTACGGACATCTTCCGCTGAATGATTAGTCATGTTTGCCGTAATCGCGTCTCGTATTTGGAAATTCATTTTATCAGCCTCCTCACCTCATTTTGTACACAAATATCGCCAACTATACGGGCATTTGATACACTGAAAAGAAAAAGGCGGTAACCATTCACATGAAACGTATCGAATCACCACAAAACGCACTCGTGAAACATTGGAAAAAGCTTGTGACAACACGAAAAGAGCGCGATAAAACAGAAGAATTCTTAGTA from Sporosarcina sp. FSL K6-1522 includes the following:
- a CDS encoding small multi-drug export protein, producing MVEYFLVFLGAAIPWLEIALVIPLGIIRGLSPLWVMILAFVGNMLTVLFLIIAFQKVKMWMESRKKKNGKGDSKRTERGKRIWNKYGMPGLALLGPILIGTHIAAFIGLLFGASKVNTTIWMTISIALWTLVFGVATAMGFDFFVRNV
- the sspI gene encoding small acid-soluble spore protein SspI, with product MNFQIRDAITANMTNHSAEDVRNVVEDAIKRGEEHLLPGLGVFFEKLWNSSGEQEKSKIAGELAQAFTAS